A genomic stretch from Penaeus vannamei isolate JL-2024 chromosome 6, ASM4276789v1, whole genome shotgun sequence includes:
- the LOC113812627 gene encoding cytochrome c oxidase subunit 5B, mitochondrial: MASLIARSLVLNSRRGVQLTSVRFANKMMADPMEHATGLEKQELLSKAAGNENPFDMRVYKRVSGDQTNPTSVPSFYERRLVGCICEEDATSINWMWLEKGESKRCECGYWFQLADAKPMV, translated from the exons ATGGCCTCTCTCATCGCCCGTTCCTTGGTTCTCAATTCCCGCCGGGGAGTGCAGCTCACCTCGGTCAGATTTGCCAACAAAA TGATGGCTGATCCCATGGAGCATGCTACTGGGTTAGAGAAGCAGGAACTATTGTCTAAGGCTGCTGGTAACGAG AACCCCTTTGACATGAGGGTATACAAGCGCGTGAGTGGAGACCAGACCAACCCAACAAGTGTCCCCTCCTTCTACGAAAGGCGATTAGTCGGCTGCATTTGTGAAGAAGATGCTACTAGCATTAACTGGATGTGGCTGGAGAAGGGCGAGTCTAAGCGCTGTGAGTGCGGCTATTGGTTCCAGCTTGCAGATGCCAAGCCCATGGTTTAG